One window of Phycisphaeraceae bacterium genomic DNA carries:
- a CDS encoding CRTAC1 family protein: MSSTRASCPKVIACTMRYSGAIGARRFERGARLPAMLLACAGAAHAHAQTVIDGVAFIDRTFAGDIAAPVPSGAVSVIDFDNDGWPDLIVGGRGGEPNRLLRNVPDPQDPSVRTLIDVTIGSGLDDDRGVRGTATGIVVADYNNDGYQDVFVTGREIVTNISSLLYRNNGNGTFTNVSVEAGVLTSGENTWAAGWSDFDLDGDLDLLIGSNGGPRALRLLRNRGDGTFEDATSMLPPVSGVNTIYSLVWTDIDDDGDPDCLVLSAGFGALLIENVLNADGSRSLINASAARGFTKLGPAPMGINIGDIDNDGDRDIAITTGAVGTYYRNDGGVLTLITPFETFWGWGTTYLDVDNDGDLDHYQCGSLGQGPNHDALIRNDGVGPDGSVVWTDISEAMNSTFATSQHASRVDLNNDGRIEIVSQNPSHYLAIYENISMPVEGAGGASITIKARGDGVSTNRDAIGAVVRATATIRGVSVTQTREITSGSSTTSTEDMRAHFGLGDATSVDAITITWPRFGHVHARTDTYTGPFAPEQILEFVPRCAADVNKDDSVDILDFLDYLDAFGGCVGSPGPCGGSGGVEADFDGIGTVDIVDLLKFLDGFSTGC, translated from the coding sequence ATGAGCAGCACAAGGGCGTCTTGTCCGAAGGTTATCGCATGCACGATGAGATACTCGGGAGCGATCGGGGCGCGACGATTCGAGCGGGGCGCGCGATTGCCGGCGATGCTCCTCGCGTGTGCCGGGGCGGCGCACGCGCACGCGCAGACTGTGATTGACGGCGTGGCGTTCATCGATCGCACGTTCGCGGGGGACATCGCGGCGCCGGTGCCGTCCGGGGCGGTGAGCGTGATCGACTTTGATAACGACGGGTGGCCCGATCTGATCGTCGGGGGTCGCGGCGGCGAGCCGAACAGGTTGCTGCGGAATGTTCCCGATCCGCAGGATCCGAGTGTCCGGACGCTGATCGACGTGACGATCGGCTCGGGGCTTGACGATGATCGGGGTGTGCGTGGAACCGCGACCGGGATCGTGGTCGCGGATTACAACAACGACGGGTATCAGGACGTGTTTGTGACGGGGCGCGAGATCGTGACGAACATCTCTTCGCTGCTGTACCGGAACAACGGGAACGGCACGTTCACGAACGTGTCCGTCGAGGCGGGGGTTCTGACGAGCGGCGAGAACACGTGGGCGGCGGGGTGGTCGGACTTTGATCTGGACGGCGACCTGGATCTGCTGATCGGTTCCAACGGCGGGCCTCGGGCTTTGCGTCTACTGCGGAACAGAGGCGACGGAACGTTCGAGGACGCAACGTCGATGCTGCCCCCTGTGAGCGGCGTGAACACGATCTACTCGCTCGTGTGGACGGACATTGACGACGATGGGGACCCGGATTGTCTGGTGCTGTCCGCGGGCTTCGGCGCGTTGCTGATCGAGAACGTGCTGAACGCGGACGGCTCGAGATCGCTGATCAACGCTTCTGCGGCACGCGGGTTCACGAAACTCGGCCCCGCGCCGATGGGCATCAACATCGGCGACATCGACAACGACGGAGACCGGGACATCGCGATCACGACCGGGGCTGTGGGCACGTACTACCGGAACGACGGGGGCGTGCTCACGCTGATCACCCCGTTTGAGACTTTCTGGGGTTGGGGGACGACGTATCTCGATGTCGATAATGACGGCGACCTGGACCACTACCAGTGCGGGTCTCTCGGGCAGGGTCCGAATCACGACGCGCTGATCCGCAACGACGGGGTGGGTCCGGACGGCTCGGTGGTGTGGACCGACATCTCGGAGGCGATGAACAGCACGTTCGCGACGAGCCAGCACGCTTCGCGCGTGGATCTGAACAATGACGGACGGATCGAGATCGTGAGCCAGAACCCGTCACACTACCTGGCGATCTACGAGAACATCTCGATGCCGGTCGAGGGGGCGGGGGGCGCGTCGATCACGATCAAGGCGCGGGGTGACGGCGTCTCCACCAATCGAGACGCCATCGGCGCGGTGGTGCGGGCGACGGCGACGATCCGTGGGGTGAGCGTGACGCAGACGCGTGAGATCACGAGCGGGAGCAGCACGACCTCAACGGAGGACATGCGTGCGCACTTCGGGCTGGGCGACGCGACGAGCGTTGATGCGATCACGATCACGTGGCCCCGTTTCGGGCATGTGCATGCTCGGACCGACACCTACACGGGTCCGTTTGCGCCCGAGCAGATTCTGGAGTTCGTGCCGCGCTGCGCGGCGGATGTCAACAAGGACGACTCGGTGGACATTCTGGACTTTCTGGATTATCTCGACGCGTTCGGCGGGTGCGTGGGTTCGCCAGGCCCGTGCGGTGGATCGGGTGGTGTTGAGGCCGACTTCGACGGGATCGGCACGGTGGATATCGTGGACCTGCTGAAGTTCCTTGACGGCTTCAGCACCGGGTGCTGA
- a CDS encoding sigma-70 family RNA polymerase sigma factor, protein MPAPREPSPGAMRELPNGGVPGAARAHGGEASRADAGGGSSSAAGAPSVADARDRALVERVKRGEPGAWNDLLRVYQDRIYAVCLRMCSNRELAADLAQETMVKLVQHIEKYDGRCQFFTWVYRITVNSCLSRMRSEKLRRMQSLDSMGRGSGRGGQDGQSPIQVSDRPGSGVRAVGTGHPTGRSGAAERELDSSAGVEHEEMRGALLRAMQSLAEEHLTVLVLRDAQGLDYQQIADALEISVGTVKSRIFRARAALRDALEPPSESDGSRS, encoded by the coding sequence GTGCCAGCCCCTCGTGAACCAAGCCCGGGCGCGATGCGTGAACTCCCGAACGGGGGTGTGCCGGGGGCGGCGCGTGCGCATGGGGGCGAGGCATCGCGTGCGGATGCGGGGGGTGGTTCATCTTCTGCGGCGGGCGCACCCTCGGTCGCTGATGCGCGCGATCGCGCGCTCGTGGAGCGCGTGAAACGGGGTGAGCCGGGGGCGTGGAACGATCTGCTCCGCGTCTATCAGGACCGGATCTATGCGGTGTGCCTGCGGATGTGCTCGAACCGGGAGCTCGCGGCGGATCTGGCGCAGGAGACCATGGTCAAGCTGGTGCAGCACATTGAGAAGTATGACGGGCGCTGCCAGTTCTTCACGTGGGTGTATCGGATCACGGTCAATAGCTGCCTGTCGCGGATGAGGTCCGAGAAACTGCGGCGGATGCAATCGCTCGACAGCATGGGGCGAGGGTCGGGACGGGGGGGACAGGATGGGCAATCACCCATACAGGTTTCTGACAGACCGGGCTCGGGTGTGCGGGCGGTGGGAACCGGGCACCCTACCGGCAGATCGGGTGCGGCGGAGAGGGAACTGGATTCGTCGGCGGGGGTTGAACATGAAGAGATGCGGGGCGCGTTGCTCCGCGCGATGCAATCGCTTGCTGAGGAGCACCTGACGGTGCTGGTCTTGCGTGATGCGCAGGGTCTTGACTACCAGCAGATCGCCGATGCGCTGGAGATTTCGGTGGGGACGGTGAAGAGTCGGATCTTTCGGGCTCGTGCGGCGTTGCGTGACGCGCTTGAGCCGCCTTCTGAGTCGGACGGTTCCAGGTCTTGA
- a CDS encoding type II toxin-antitoxin system VapC family toxin: MSGPSRVFLDTHVLLAAINADDRHHEAATDLLRLLAENRCRVIVSDWVLAEFLSAAAKPPMRAAAILAIGDLHASRLTSIIPATRKTWDTAFDLYRLRKDKSWSLIDCTSIVLCRSHRVRKVATHDHHFVQAGLEILIP, from the coding sequence ATGAGCGGGCCGTCGAGGGTCTTTCTCGACACGCACGTGCTCCTCGCGGCGATCAACGCCGATGATCGACACCACGAGGCTGCGACGGACCTGCTCCGGCTACTCGCAGAGAACCGCTGCCGAGTGATCGTGAGCGACTGGGTGCTTGCCGAGTTTCTCTCGGCTGCCGCGAAGCCGCCGATGCGCGCCGCTGCGATACTCGCGATCGGCGACCTCCATGCATCGCGGCTCACGTCCATCATCCCAGCGACGCGTAAGACGTGGGACACCGCGTTCGACTTGTATCGTTTGCGAAAGGACAAGTCGTGGTCGCTCATCGACTGCACATCGATTGTCCTCTGCCGTTCGCACCGAGTCCGGAAGGTCGCGACACACGATCATCACTTTGTCCAGGCCGGGCTGGAGATTTTGATTCCATGA
- a CDS encoding lipase family protein: protein MKIEMLDVLIGLVFVYFALSIVCSAVLEAISGWFNVRGKTLSRGIHTMLDEEEKPGGLADEVFDDPVIRGLSEGERYPSYIKPEVFAGALLRAVEAKGALRPGLAESVASGLEGSGLGDAGKVLAQIYRKTGGDSARVRDEVAAWYAMSMERVSGWYKRWTMSMLLAVGVVVALGTNADTIRIIQLLSTDSKVRESLVALASEAKPYDPEVEPNYSAWAVENRDEAKKELLKIGPVIGWTDGQWSDAWGSWSAGIQKALGLCITAFAITFGAPFWFDVLKKLANLRSSLSPDDKRSGGKGDDEKDDGGGDGGSPSPSGGAPSGGSDPRGPGLPAYVRGMVGFTPRATKPTPWNTYWLARWSDLSYRDEAAAGAEAISLGMKSRFLSSTKESKKDAQGYVFSDHETVIIAFRGTEPTKPADWLADLKYEPKKWHGVEGLVHHGIAAYVDSIWEQMTERIKEVRTSGQALWLTGHSLGGAMAVLAAARLAVEHPEISVHGVVTFGQPRVGDAGFAGAYSGVLGERTVRCVNNRDIVVRVPKRIMKFRDVGSVWYFDEGGRYCGDPGFFFRFLDTVVVTPDEFKGAAREGIADHAMATYVALCKAHAEGQGSA, encoded by the coding sequence ATGAAGATTGAGATGCTGGATGTCCTCATCGGCCTGGTGTTTGTGTATTTCGCGCTGAGCATCGTCTGTTCGGCGGTGCTTGAGGCGATCTCGGGCTGGTTCAACGTGCGAGGGAAGACGCTCTCTCGGGGCATCCACACGATGCTCGATGAAGAGGAGAAGCCGGGGGGCCTCGCTGACGAGGTCTTTGATGATCCGGTGATTCGGGGGCTTTCGGAGGGAGAGCGATACCCGTCTTACATCAAGCCGGAGGTCTTTGCCGGCGCACTGCTCCGCGCTGTTGAGGCGAAGGGAGCGCTGAGGCCGGGGCTCGCTGAGAGTGTCGCGTCCGGGCTGGAGGGTTCCGGACTTGGCGATGCGGGGAAGGTGCTGGCGCAGATCTACCGGAAGACCGGTGGAGATTCAGCGCGGGTGAGGGATGAGGTTGCGGCGTGGTATGCGATGTCGATGGAGCGCGTCAGCGGGTGGTACAAGCGGTGGACCATGAGCATGCTGCTTGCGGTCGGCGTGGTCGTCGCACTGGGGACGAACGCGGACACGATCCGGATCATCCAACTGCTCTCAACTGACAGCAAGGTGCGCGAGTCGCTTGTTGCGCTGGCGAGTGAGGCGAAACCGTACGATCCAGAGGTAGAGCCGAACTACAGCGCATGGGCTGTCGAGAACCGGGATGAGGCAAAGAAGGAACTCCTGAAGATCGGACCGGTGATCGGCTGGACAGATGGTCAGTGGAGCGACGCGTGGGGCTCGTGGAGCGCCGGGATTCAGAAAGCGCTCGGGTTGTGCATCACCGCGTTTGCGATCACGTTCGGCGCGCCGTTCTGGTTCGATGTCTTGAAGAAACTGGCGAACCTGCGGAGTTCGCTCTCGCCGGACGACAAGCGATCCGGCGGCAAGGGGGATGACGAGAAAGATGACGGCGGCGGGGATGGTGGATCACCGTCGCCAAGTGGCGGTGCACCTTCGGGAGGATCCGACCCGCGGGGGCCGGGCCTGCCCGCGTATGTGCGCGGCATGGTCGGTTTCACGCCTCGGGCTACGAAGCCGACGCCGTGGAATACGTACTGGCTCGCGCGCTGGAGCGACCTGTCGTATCGGGACGAGGCGGCGGCTGGTGCGGAGGCGATATCGCTGGGGATGAAGAGTCGCTTTCTTTCCAGCACGAAAGAGAGCAAGAAGGATGCGCAGGGATATGTCTTCTCTGACCATGAGACGGTCATCATCGCGTTCCGGGGGACGGAGCCGACCAAGCCCGCCGACTGGCTTGCAGATCTGAAGTACGAGCCCAAGAAGTGGCACGGGGTGGAGGGCCTTGTGCATCATGGGATCGCGGCGTATGTCGATTCGATATGGGAGCAGATGACGGAGCGCATCAAGGAGGTTCGCACGTCGGGACAGGCCTTGTGGCTGACGGGGCACAGTCTCGGCGGGGCGATGGCGGTGCTGGCGGCGGCGCGGCTTGCCGTGGAGCATCCCGAGATCTCGGTTCACGGGGTTGTGACGTTCGGGCAGCCGCGTGTCGGCGATGCGGGCTTTGCTGGCGCGTACAGCGGCGTGCTTGGAGAGCGCACGGTTCGGTGTGTGAACAACCGCGACATTGTGGTGAGGGTTCCGAAGCGGATCATGAAGTTCCGCGATGTCGGCTCGGTGTGGTACTTTGACGAGGGGGGGCGCTACTGCGGGGATCCGGGGTTCTTTTTCCGGTTTCTGGATACTGTCGTGGTGACTCCGGACGAGTTCAAGGGTGCCGCGAGAGAGGGGATCGCCGACCACGCGATGGCGACGTATGTTGCGCTGTGCAAGGCGCACGCGGAGGGTCAGGGATCGGCGTGA
- a CDS encoding class I SAM-dependent methyltransferase codes for MAQTTLNESSLLTGASILSSGPAGLDFEAIYRDASGDAARVPWAEMRPNPFVEEWLNRDACAALRPGARVVIVGSGLGDDVALFADRGYDVLGLDLSPTAVEWARHRFPDHAGRFETADLRTLPTRLARRFDLVVEAYTIQAVPFSMRMQVAGGICSLARPHGAVLAVAFARDEESIPDPASPPPYPLTEHELTDLFGTQGFSPACETLLAPDPERQGESRLRMLFRRSAV; via the coding sequence ATGGCGCAGACCACGCTCAACGAATCCTCGTTGCTGACGGGCGCGTCGATCCTGAGTTCCGGACCGGCTGGGCTCGACTTCGAGGCCATCTATCGCGACGCATCGGGAGACGCCGCCCGCGTCCCCTGGGCCGAGATGCGCCCCAACCCCTTCGTGGAAGAGTGGCTCAATCGAGACGCCTGCGCTGCGCTCCGTCCCGGCGCGCGCGTCGTGATCGTCGGGTCCGGGCTCGGCGATGATGTCGCGCTCTTCGCGGATCGGGGCTACGACGTCCTCGGCCTCGATCTCTCGCCCACCGCCGTCGAGTGGGCCAGACACCGATTCCCCGATCACGCCGGACGCTTCGAGACCGCCGACCTCCGCACACTCCCCACACGGCTCGCGCGCCGATTCGATCTCGTCGTCGAGGCCTACACGATCCAGGCCGTCCCCTTCTCCATGCGCATGCAGGTCGCCGGCGGCATCTGCTCACTCGCGAGGCCTCACGGCGCGGTCCTCGCCGTCGCGTTCGCCCGCGATGAAGAGTCCATCCCCGATCCGGCGAGCCCCCCTCCCTACCCGCTCACCGAGCACGAACTCACCGACCTCTTCGGAACCCAGGGCTTCTCCCCCGCTTGCGAGACCCTGCTCGCTCCCGATCCCGAGCGACAGGGCGAGTCCCGCCTCCGCATGCTCTTCCGTCGCTCCGCCGTCTGA
- a CDS encoding tyrosine-protein phosphatase: protein MATDSPDRSKQTDRTRLARAVALCACIGLVVLGVVGAWPHIFPKNFGVVVPDKIYRSGELTVSALSRVVRTHNIRTIIDMGAYEAGTPEDLLQAKTAAALGVDRYVLRLEGDGTGDPTMYLESLRLMIDDSKLPMLIHCGAGSERTGCLVVLYRHLIQDVEIDRAYEEARRYGHNPRRNAILRPLIDYIVEPVRIAFEHDLPIVTLPDESKERGETTSGAPSVTTVSGPES from the coding sequence ATGGCGACCGATTCTCCGGACAGGAGCAAGCAGACAGACCGGACCAGACTGGCCCGGGCGGTCGCGCTGTGCGCGTGCATCGGTCTGGTGGTGCTCGGCGTGGTGGGCGCGTGGCCCCACATCTTCCCCAAGAACTTCGGCGTGGTCGTTCCTGACAAGATCTACCGCTCGGGGGAGCTCACTGTCTCGGCGCTCTCGCGCGTGGTGCGGACGCACAACATCCGCACGATCATCGACATGGGGGCGTATGAGGCGGGCACTCCTGAGGACCTGTTGCAGGCAAAGACCGCCGCGGCTCTCGGTGTCGATCGCTATGTGCTGCGGCTGGAGGGCGACGGGACCGGCGACCCGACGATGTACCTTGAGTCTCTGCGTCTGATGATCGACGACTCGAAGCTTCCGATGCTGATCCACTGCGGGGCGGGGTCGGAGCGAACGGGGTGTCTGGTGGTGCTCTACCGGCACCTGATCCAGGATGTCGAGATCGATCGGGCGTATGAAGAGGCGAGGCGTTACGGGCACAACCCGAGGCGAAACGCGATCCTCCGCCCGCTGATCGACTACATCGTCGAGCCGGTGCGGATCGCCTTCGAGCACGATCTGCCAATCGTCACGCTCCCGGATGAGAGCAAGGAGCGGGGCGAGACGACCTCCGGCGCACCTTCCGTCACCACTGTCTCCGGCCCAGAGTCCTGA
- the recR gene encoding recombination mediator RecR: MEQGTDPAEGSSHAPRESGTRAPTRERGPGRERSSGRAKNAGIPASKVYPEPVDRLIAELARLPGIGRRAAERLALHILKEDRAEALGLARAIEDVKTSISHCQICFNLSDGRLCGICASAERDGSVVLVVEQPRDLIWLEQSGAYRGVYHVLLGRISPLDGVGPSEITASELIERVRDPARNARGVAVREVVLGLNPTIEGDGTGLYLADEIRRAAPGVGITRLARGLAAGSTLEFANKAVLADAITGRRSIE, translated from the coding sequence ATGGAGCAGGGAACAGATCCAGCCGAAGGAAGCAGTCACGCGCCACGCGAATCGGGCACCCGCGCCCCGACCCGTGAACGCGGCCCCGGCCGCGAACGCAGTTCAGGACGCGCGAAGAACGCCGGGATCCCCGCCTCAAAGGTCTACCCGGAGCCCGTCGATCGCCTCATCGCCGAACTGGCGCGGCTGCCGGGCATCGGGCGCCGTGCCGCCGAACGCCTCGCCCTCCACATCCTGAAAGAAGACCGCGCCGAAGCCCTCGGGCTCGCTCGCGCCATCGAAGATGTAAAGACTTCAATCAGCCACTGTCAGATCTGCTTCAACCTCTCCGATGGCCGGCTGTGCGGCATCTGCGCCTCGGCCGAGCGCGACGGCTCCGTCGTGCTCGTCGTCGAGCAACCCAGAGACCTCATCTGGCTCGAGCAGTCGGGCGCGTACCGGGGCGTGTACCACGTCCTGCTCGGGCGCATCTCCCCGCTCGATGGCGTCGGCCCCTCAGAGATCACGGCGTCGGAACTGATCGAGCGCGTGCGCGATCCGGCCCGCAACGCCCGGGGCGTCGCCGTCCGCGAGGTCGTCCTCGGGCTGAACCCGACCATCGAAGGAGATGGAACCGGGTTGTACCTCGCGGACGAGATCCGCAGAGCCGCGCCCGGCGTCGGGATCACCCGGCTCGCCCGCGGGCTCGCGGCGGGCAGCACCCTCGAGTTCGCCAACAAGGCCGTCCTCGCCGATGCCATCACCGGACGACGCAGCATCGAGTGA
- a CDS encoding site-specific DNA-methyltransferase encodes MKLVPHAGSCTILHSSGGRPMLALGKPKKTELAWLEDVGLSGSKPFYHTKLGAAFLGDSLAGMKRMPADSVDLVFTSPPFALTRQKEYGNEPIERYLAWFLPFCEEIKRILKPTGSFVLDIGGAWIPGSPVRSMYHFEVAVHLSKMFRLAQDFYWYNPSRLPTPAEWVTVRRLRVKDAVNTVWWFGKTENPTADNRRVLTPYSESMKALIKNGYKAKMRPSGHDISDKFGRDNGGAIPPNLLTIANTESNSVYLRLCREFDIKPHPARFPAKLVEFFVDFLLDGKPHLIVDPFGGSNVTGSVAEERGHRWVTFEQEDKYMRGSMLRFLEGPLFTDPSMRAAVTGAPTRE; translated from the coding sequence GTGAAGTTGGTGCCACATGCCGGATCGTGTACGATTCTACATTCATCTGGAGGACGTCCAATGCTTGCCCTTGGAAAGCCGAAGAAAACCGAACTCGCATGGCTGGAGGACGTGGGCCTATCCGGGTCCAAGCCCTTCTACCACACGAAGTTGGGCGCGGCGTTTCTTGGGGACTCGCTCGCGGGCATGAAACGGATGCCCGCGGATTCGGTGGACCTCGTGTTCACCTCCCCGCCCTTCGCCCTCACCCGCCAAAAGGAATACGGCAACGAACCGATAGAGCGGTACCTCGCGTGGTTCCTGCCGTTCTGCGAAGAGATCAAGCGCATTCTCAAGCCGACAGGCTCATTCGTTCTCGATATCGGCGGGGCGTGGATTCCCGGCTCGCCCGTTCGTTCTATGTACCACTTTGAGGTAGCCGTCCATCTCTCAAAGATGTTCCGCCTCGCTCAGGACTTCTACTGGTACAACCCATCCCGGCTCCCAACACCTGCGGAGTGGGTAACGGTTCGACGGCTTCGAGTGAAGGACGCGGTAAATACCGTGTGGTGGTTTGGGAAGACAGAGAACCCGACCGCGGACAATCGGCGCGTTCTCACGCCCTACTCCGAGTCGATGAAAGCCCTCATCAAGAATGGCTACAAAGCGAAGATGCGCCCGAGCGGACACGATATCTCCGACAAGTTCGGGCGCGACAACGGAGGCGCGATCCCACCGAACCTCCTCACAATCGCCAATACCGAATCGAACAGCGTATATCTCCGCCTCTGCCGCGAGTTCGATATCAAACCGCACCCGGCCCGGTTCCCCGCGAAGTTGGTTGAGTTTTTCGTAGACTTCCTCTTAGATGGGAAGCCACATCTCATCGTCGATCCGTTCGGCGGGAGCAACGTAACCGGAAGCGTTGCGGAGGAGCGAGGGCATCGGTGGGTGACGTTCGAGCAAGAGGACAAATACATGCGCGGCTCAATGCTGCGATTCCTTGAAGGACCTCTCTTCACCGACCCGAGTATGCGAGCGGCTGTGACGGGGGCACCTACCAGAGAGTGA
- a CDS encoding HNH endonuclease, producing MPGIRFSSLAERFIAELEKAGATVLVVSGADARPLVLGVVVGETTYRLEVFLWTITQGGKGRGRPREYRIQRTSAPPFVLKAGVRTIMGGWHEETGTFAFWDVRRHLTSEGKSPSSQISLDTLERASSVGMATEVRDASEGQEIAIAVQPDYLLWYIREYERLYDCGPEVTEAAALVDATPEDEREFIDDGTTEDAASRRYKVTSVVRAFREARFRPAVLRAYGWRCCLTGVALRLVDAAHVVPVSDPTSTDETKNGVALNPLLHRAYDFGLLGLLPGGRTAINERLLAGLHRQRLDDGLELLRDMIPATMRMPGSPDLHPPEDYFRRGLVARGWTAEDIQRTIA from the coding sequence ATGCCTGGAATCCGATTCTCCTCTCTGGCTGAGAGGTTCATCGCAGAGTTAGAGAAAGCAGGAGCGACGGTTCTCGTGGTGTCGGGAGCCGATGCGCGGCCGCTCGTGCTGGGTGTGGTGGTGGGCGAGACGACGTACCGCCTTGAAGTCTTCCTATGGACAATCACCCAAGGGGGCAAGGGGCGAGGGCGTCCGCGCGAGTATCGAATCCAACGCACCTCCGCGCCTCCGTTCGTGCTCAAAGCGGGCGTGCGAACAATCATGGGCGGATGGCACGAAGAGACGGGGACGTTCGCTTTCTGGGATGTGCGCCGACATCTCACGTCGGAGGGCAAGTCGCCAAGTTCCCAAATCTCTCTCGACACCTTGGAGCGAGCGTCATCCGTGGGCATGGCGACGGAGGTTCGGGACGCGAGCGAAGGACAGGAAATCGCTATCGCGGTTCAACCGGACTACCTCCTCTGGTACATTCGTGAGTACGAACGGCTTTACGATTGCGGCCCGGAGGTGACGGAAGCCGCGGCGCTTGTTGACGCGACGCCAGAGGACGAACGCGAGTTCATCGACGACGGCACCACGGAGGATGCGGCATCGCGTCGGTACAAAGTCACATCTGTAGTTCGTGCGTTCCGTGAGGCGAGGTTCCGCCCCGCAGTCCTTCGGGCCTACGGGTGGCGATGCTGCCTCACCGGGGTGGCACTCCGGCTCGTGGACGCGGCGCACGTCGTTCCAGTCTCAGACCCCACGAGCACCGATGAGACTAAGAACGGGGTAGCGCTCAATCCACTCCTGCACCGTGCGTATGACTTCGGGTTACTCGGGCTGCTCCCCGGAGGACGAACCGCGATCAATGAACGCCTACTTGCGGGTTTACACAGGCAGAGGCTAGATGATGGGCTCGAGCTCCTCCGCGACATGATCCCGGCCACCATGCGGATGCCCGGCTCCCCCGACCTCCACCCGCCAGAGGACTACTTCCGGCGCGGGCTCGTGGCGCGGGGCTGGACTGCGGAAGACATTCAACGCACGATCGCTTGA
- a CDS encoding sulfotransferase family 2 domain-containing protein codes for MLSQLARSLKRRSPQPDDSETRCPWPFPLVFLHIPKTGGLSLRQTLLRHCAPGAAFRIIHQIDDAARFARLPLERRRAIRLIEGHMYYGIHQHVPSPCVYITILRDPVARIRSYYNYVCRSKWHFLHSRITGDNLTLRDCIEQRITVELDNYMTRSLSSLEYVNVPFGQVDERMYVAARAHLESIAIVGTTDRMGLLYRTLASMIRIPLESPPHINRSDGPSFPDRDGTDKAICEFNAYDRMLYDDAVRLAQSRAGTMGIEDQEPAAL; via the coding sequence ATGCTGTCTCAACTCGCCCGATCGTTGAAACGACGATCCCCGCAACCGGATGATTCGGAGACTCGCTGCCCGTGGCCCTTCCCGCTCGTGTTTCTGCATATCCCGAAGACCGGCGGCCTGAGTCTGCGGCAGACTCTGTTGCGGCACTGCGCGCCGGGCGCGGCGTTTCGCATCATCCATCAGATCGACGATGCGGCACGATTCGCGCGGCTTCCTCTTGAGCGTCGGCGCGCCATACGACTCATCGAGGGCCATATGTACTACGGCATCCACCAGCATGTGCCGAGCCCGTGTGTCTACATCACGATTCTGCGCGATCCGGTAGCCCGGATTCGTTCGTACTACAACTATGTCTGCCGCTCGAAGTGGCACTTTCTCCACTCGCGCATCACCGGAGACAACCTCACGCTGCGGGACTGCATCGAGCAGCGGATCACGGTCGAGCTCGACAACTACATGACGAGATCGCTCAGCTCGCTGGAGTATGTGAACGTCCCTTTCGGTCAGGTGGACGAGAGGATGTACGTGGCAGCACGAGCCCATCTGGAATCGATCGCGATCGTCGGTACGACGGACAGGATGGGCCTGCTGTATCGCACGCTCGCGAGCATGATCCGCATCCCGCTGGAAAGCCCGCCGCACATCAATCGGTCGGACGGACCGAGTTTCCCCGATCGCGACGGCACGGATAAAGCGATCTGCGAGTTCAACGCGTACGACCGCATGTTGTACGACGACGCGGTGCGGCTGGCCCAGAGCCGCGCCGGAACGATGGGTATCGAGGATCAAGAGCCGGCCGCGCTGTGA